A portion of the Malania oleifera isolate guangnan ecotype guangnan chromosome 3, ASM2987363v1, whole genome shotgun sequence genome contains these proteins:
- the LOC131151143 gene encoding TOM1-like protein 9, translating into MVNSMVERATSDMLIGPDWAMNIEICDMLNHDPAQAKDVVKGIKKRLGSKNPKVQLLALTLLETIIKNCGDIVHMHVAEKDVLHEMVRIVKKKPDFHVKEKILILIDTWQEAFGGPRARYPQYYTAYQELLRAGAVFPQRSERSAPVFTPPQTQPLASYPPNLHNSDYQQEAAESSAVSEFPTLSLTEIQNARGIMDVLAEMLNALDPGNKEGVRQEVIVDLVEQCRTYKQRVVHLVNSTSDESLLCQGLALNDDLQRLLAKHEAIASGTSIPLEKPKPESVRALVDVSAPLVGDSSKRPDGSSTSGSSAGTQPLQLALPAPLSTNGPVTPTKVDPKMDLLSGDDYNSPTVENTLALVPIGESQPKSPLSQQNALVLFDMFSDSNSTPNSSNTQPANPSGQTFPSTSQFQPQQNLQSPQPTFYPNGSASNMALPQYDQSLYPQGTNQAWNGQIAHQQQPPSPAYGAQNSGSLPPPPWEAQPLDGSQLAGTQLPPPMQVTPAVITHSQPVQSGMPPQGPQPMGNDQMAGMYIPPYTGGHLPMMSNQSNQFGGFHPQLIQGGQLMGMLPQPVQASPMVSMYPQQMYSSQMAGYGYGPQEAQFIEQRMYGLSVRDDSALRNSSYQHVSSSSYGLPSKPSKPEDKLFGDLVDMAKLKGGKSAPGRAGSM; encoded by the exons TTATTGGAGACGATCATCAAGAATTGTGGGGACATTGTCCACATGCATGTAGCAGAGAAAGATGTTCTTCATGAGATGGTGAGAATAGTTAAAAAGAAG ccCGACTTTCATGTCAAAGAGAAGATATTGATTCTAATTGATACTTGGCAAGAAGCTTTTGGAGGACCAAGGGCAAGATATCCACAGTACTATACTGCTTACCAGGAGTTGCTG CGTGCTGGGGCTGTATTTCCCCAGAGATCTGAGAGGTCTGCACCTGTATTTACTCCTCCACAGACGCAGCCTTTAGCATCCTATCCTCCAAATTTGCATAATTCAGATTATCAGCAAGAAGCAGCTGAGTCTTCTGCAGTATCTGAGTTTCCAACATTGAG CTTGACAGAGATTCAAAATGCAAGAGGTATTATGGATGTCCTTGCAGAAATGCTGAATGCATTGGATCCAGGGAATAAAGAG GGGGTTAGACAGGAAGTTATTGTTGATTTGGTGGAACAGTGCCGTACATACAAGCAAAGAGTGGTGCACCTTGTTAACTCAACTTC GGATGAATCGCTCTTGTGCCAAGGACTAGCATTAAATGATGACTTGCAGCGTTTACTAGCTAAGCATGAAGCAATTGCTTCAGGAACTTCTATTCCATTGGAGAAACCAAAGCCTGAATCTGTTCGGGCACTTGTGGATGTCTCTGCCCCTCTAGTTGGAGATAGCAGCAAGAGGCCTGATGGCAG TTCCACCTCAGGTTCCAGTGCAGGGACACAGCCGCTTCAGTTAGCACTTCCTGCACCTCTTTCAACTAATGGCCCTGTCACTCCTACAAAGGTTGATCCCAAAATGGATTTGTTAAGTGGCGATGATTATAATTCACCAACAGTAGAGAATACTTTGGCTCTTGTTCCCATAGGCGAATCACAGCCAAAGAGTCCTTTATCTCAGCAGAACGCCCTTGTTCTTTTCGACATGTTCTCTGATAGCAACAGTACTCCAAATTCATCAAATACTCAGCCTGCCAATCCATCTGGGCAAACATTTCCTTCGACCTCACAATTCCAACCACAGCAGAACCTTCAATCTCCTCAACCAACATTTTACCCAAATGGAAGTGCCTCAAACATGGCATTGCCTCAATATGATCAGTCACTGTATCCACAAGGCACCAACCAAGCCTGGAATGGCCAGATTGCCCACCAGCAGCAACCGCCATCACCTGCCTATG GTGCTCAGAACAGTGGATCACTGCCACCACCCCCCTGGGAAGCTCAGCCATTGGATGGTAGCCAACTAGCAGGCACTCAACTTCCTCCTCCAATGCAAGTTACCCCGGCAGTAATCACACACTCGCAGCCAGTGCAGAGTGGTATGCCTCCTCAAGGTCCTCAGCCAATGGGTAATGATCAGATGGCAGGTATGTATATTCCACCATACACTGGTGGCCATCTGCCAATGATGAGTAACCAGAGTAATCAATTCGGAGGTTTTCATCCTCAACTTATTCAGGGAGGGCAATTGATGGGTATGCTTCCACAGCCTGTACAAGCTAGCCCAATGGTTTCCATGTATCCTCAACAAATGTACAGCAGTCAGATGGCAGGCTATGGTTATGGTCCACAAGAGGCTCAGTTTATCGAGCAGAGAATGTATGGGCTTTCTGTGAGAGATGACAGTGCTTTGAGGAACTCTTCCTATCAACATGTTTCCTCTTCATCCTATGGACTGCCCAGCAAGCCTTCAAAGCCAGAGGATAAGCTATTTGGAGACCTTGTTGACATGGCAAAACTGAAGGGAGGGAAATCTGCTCCTGGCAGAGCAGGGAGCATGTGA